In Psychrobacter immobilis, a single genomic region encodes these proteins:
- a CDS encoding fatty acid desaturase family protein — MRLLPPVTMAQSAVPVLTPLTDAKQQKAKQLTRYPTLTGAPLPKAQSDALAHELNVLYRSVMDSLGSDDARYIKRVYAAVVYSEMTARGLLAAAGCLQSKRKIVATWLLGTSLLSLSKILNNMELGHNVMHGQYDWMQHPYLNSQKFDWDIVCPAPLWQHSHNYLHHTFTNIVGRDHDVGYHLIRVTDEQPWTPSDRHNMLKTAVLALGFEWAVAFHDIQISVDEYADSPDRHQTMQQKSRALFAKIARQVGKDHIVLPTLAGLTLGRRSAMTTLSGNVTANIARNLWTWAVIFCGHFTEQAHIYTHLDADETKGDWYVRQILGSSNIQGSKLFHILTGNLSHQIEHHIFPDMPASHYARIAPQLQAICRRYNLPYNTGRFGTQFRQMLGRIRHFSKPSAEEWQSYLHSQTTSIAETNHAVTERPKELPAIRGLGKYLPPVMRQALFYA, encoded by the coding sequence ATGCGCTTGCTACCACCCGTCACTATGGCACAATCTGCTGTACCCGTTTTGACCCCACTAACTGATGCAAAACAGCAGAAAGCAAAGCAGTTGACTCGCTACCCAACGTTGACAGGAGCGCCCTTACCAAAGGCGCAATCTGATGCCCTCGCTCATGAATTAAATGTGCTTTACCGAAGCGTGATGGATTCGTTAGGTAGTGATGACGCACGATACATTAAACGAGTGTATGCCGCGGTAGTCTATAGTGAAATGACAGCGCGTGGCTTACTGGCAGCGGCTGGATGCCTGCAGTCAAAACGTAAAATTGTCGCGACTTGGTTATTGGGTACCTCACTACTGAGTCTCAGCAAAATTCTAAACAATATGGAGCTTGGGCATAATGTCATGCATGGTCAGTATGACTGGATGCAGCACCCGTATCTCAACAGCCAAAAGTTTGATTGGGACATTGTCTGTCCTGCCCCATTGTGGCAACACTCTCATAATTACTTGCATCATACTTTTACCAATATCGTTGGTCGTGACCATGATGTTGGCTATCACTTAATTCGCGTGACTGATGAGCAACCTTGGACGCCAAGCGACCGCCATAATATGTTGAAAACAGCGGTATTGGCTCTAGGTTTTGAGTGGGCGGTCGCCTTTCATGATATTCAAATCAGTGTCGACGAATACGCAGACTCCCCTGATAGACACCAAACCATGCAACAGAAATCTCGCGCATTATTCGCCAAAATCGCACGGCAAGTAGGCAAAGATCATATTGTACTACCCACGTTAGCAGGGCTGACATTAGGTCGGCGTAGTGCTATGACTACACTGAGCGGTAATGTTACTGCCAATATCGCTCGTAATCTGTGGACATGGGCGGTAATATTCTGTGGACACTTTACCGAACAAGCCCATATCTATACCCATCTCGATGCCGATGAGACTAAAGGCGACTGGTATGTGCGTCAAATTCTTGGCTCCAGCAATATTCAAGGCAGTAAGCTGTTTCATATTTTGACGGGTAATTTATCGCATCAAATCGAGCACCATATTTTCCCTGATATGCCAGCCAGTCACTATGCTCGTATCGCACCACAATTACAGGCGATATGTCGCAGGTACAATCTACCCTATAATACTGGGCGCTTTGGTACACAATTCCGGCAAATGCTGGGACGTATCCGCCACTTTAGCAAGCCAAGTGCTGAAGAATGGCAGTCTTATTTACACTCACAAACTACGTCAATCGCTGAAACAAATCATGCCGTAACAGAAAGACCAAAAGAGCTGCCCGCTATACGTGGATTAGGTAAATATCTTCCCCCTGTCATGCGCCAAGCCTTATTTTATGCTTGA
- a CDS encoding flavin reductase family protein, whose protein sequence is MTNGYRPEMIQHAFIDFIGSHLQPFWSFTVPKLRLVARYILSDDLIALKFETNHAFRRQLVGSQRGWQGGQHLNLSVLIEGVYHQRSYSLLGLAHQPLWWHDVTIGNSINSGARKNQPPYLAITIAIKPQGLVSDYLTKHMAFGSVINSSVPSGSFTLAQTSITVQTKSAAEKPAFLLFIAGGSGITPMLGLITQALDNGHQVTLLYYSRTEMLPFKNQWQQLSTAYPAFTYHLVNTEKSDTYLAGKRHLSVDSLLALNLPLADTQIFACGSQALLTGLYKAAAKVTLPHNKNLRDNIIVENFGHALPDFNFDNKQALDRKKYTAQHTVYLRARQRQFDSSTTLLNAAEDAGIRLVHGCRRGICQLCRCNKVSGVVKNIYTGKMSSDGYESIQTCINIAMTDVVLDI, encoded by the coding sequence ATGACCAACGGCTATCGCCCTGAAATGATTCAACATGCGTTTATCGATTTTATTGGATCACACTTACAGCCGTTTTGGTCTTTCACTGTCCCAAAGCTGCGCCTTGTTGCGCGATATATCCTTAGCGATGACTTAATAGCGCTCAAATTTGAGACCAATCATGCTTTTCGACGGCAATTAGTGGGTTCGCAACGTGGTTGGCAGGGTGGGCAACATCTTAATTTAAGCGTTCTTATTGAAGGTGTGTATCATCAGCGCAGCTATTCATTATTAGGTTTGGCGCATCAACCGCTCTGGTGGCACGACGTTACTATTGGCAACAGTATTAATAGTGGCGCTCGCAAAAATCAACCACCTTACCTTGCGATTACCATTGCTATTAAGCCACAAGGCTTGGTTTCGGATTATTTAACCAAACATATGGCATTTGGCAGTGTCATCAACAGTAGTGTTCCCAGTGGCTCTTTCACTTTGGCACAAACATCTATAACAGTACAGACAAAATCAGCTGCCGAAAAGCCTGCTTTTTTATTATTTATCGCGGGTGGCAGCGGTATTACGCCCATGTTAGGGCTCATCACGCAAGCACTGGACAACGGACATCAGGTGACATTGCTATATTACAGTCGCACTGAAATGCTCCCGTTCAAAAACCAATGGCAACAACTGAGCACAGCGTATCCAGCTTTCACCTATCATCTGGTCAATACCGAGAAATCTGATACTTATTTGGCTGGCAAGCGACACTTGAGCGTAGACAGTTTGTTGGCATTGAACTTACCGCTGGCAGATACGCAAATATTTGCATGCGGGTCACAGGCTCTTTTAACTGGCTTATATAAAGCAGCGGCGAAGGTAACCTTACCGCACAATAAAAACCTGCGCGATAATATCATTGTAGAAAACTTTGGTCATGCGCTGCCTGATTTCAATTTTGATAACAAACAGGCGCTCGATAGAAAGAAATATACAGCACAACATACTGTTTATTTACGGGCGAGGCAACGGCAGTTTGACAGTAGCACGACATTATTGAATGCCGCAGAGGACGCAGGAATTCGCTTAGTGCATGGTTGTAGACGAGGTATCTGCCAGTTGTGTCGCTGCAATAAAGTCAGCGGCGTGGTCAAAAATATCTACACAGGAAAAATGAGCAGTGATGGTTATGAATCTATTCAAACTTGCATCAACATTGCCATGACTGATGTGGTGCTAGATATTTAG